The Gemmatimonadota bacterium DH-78 region CGCAACGGGCGCCATCGCTCGGCTGACCGACCACGAGGCACGCGACGGAGCACCCGGCTGGTCACCCGATGGGGGCCGGATCGCGTTCATTTCGCAGCGTGACAGCGACTCGGGCGAGATCTACGTGATGGACGCCGATGGCACGAACCTGCAGCGCCTGACGGACAACGCGCGCTACGAGGAAGTGCCTTCCTGGTCACCCGACGGCTCGACGCTCGCCTTCGGCGCGCTGGCGGCGGCGCGGGAGGGCGCCGACGAGACGCTTCAGATCTTCACGATCGACGTCGCTACCGGCGTGGAGTCGCAGATCACCTTTCTCGATGGCCACAACTCCGCCCCGAGGTGGGCTCCCGACGGCGGACGAATCTACTTCTACGGTCAGGTGGGCGAGGATTTCGCCGGCGCCGACATCCTGTCGATCGCCCCCGATGGCTCGGGGCTGACCAATCTCACCAACGACGCCGACCCGGACTGGCAACCCGATCCCGGGCCGGACGGCGACTACCTCGTCTACGCCCGAGGCCCGGGCGATCCGCTGGATCTGTGGATCATGCGGTCCGACGGTTCCGATCCCCAGCCCCTGCTGACCTACCCGGGACGCGACGAACAGCCGCAGTGGCGCCCTCGGTGACCCCGAACAGGGGCCGCGCCACGCATGCCGCGAGAGTTCGATGCTTCAGCGCGCCGCCCCGTTCACCTCGAGCGCAGTCAACTCCAACTCGATGTACGGGAACGTGCCGTCCGGCGCGTGCCACAGCCCCTCGCCGCGACTCATCAGCGTCAGGCCGTTGAAATCGCGGTAGCCGTGCACCGGTGTAGACCAGCGCCACTGCACGAACTCCGAGCCGTCGCTCGACGCTGCGAACCGATCATCCGAAACGAAGTCGACCAGTTCGCTCCGGTCGTTGAACACCAGTTCCGCGCTCACCTCGTTCGCTCCAAGTCGGTAGAACACACGAGCCGAATTCCGGTCGACGGGGTCCCACCGCAGTCGCGCCCGCACGTCGGAATCTCCGAGGGCGGAGGGAATGAAGAGAAGCATGTCGTTGAGCAGGGTAACCGTCTCCGCCTGGGTCATCTCGGGACCCTGCGCGTGCACGAGGGGCACCGCCGAAAGCAGCTGCACCCGCATGCTCGCATGCCCATTCTCGAAGACATGAAGGACGTCGACGGGCAGGAACCCCCGCCGCGCCTTCATGAAGAAGAATCGCGCCGGCTCAGCCGGGAAATTGTACTGCTCGGCCGTGAACTCCATCCAGTCTTCGGTTGGGCTGGATCGAATTCTGCCCCGCCACTCCGCTCTCGCATGTCGAGCCACGGGCCGACCCGGAACTCCGGTCCGTCGCAGGTACTCGGCTACGGGGTCGGGGAGTGCATGTAGACCCGACTCGTTGAACAGGGAGGGCATCGGTGCATCGACCAAACGCGACTGCACCGCGCGTCGGTACTCGGCTCGCAAGCTCGAGGGGCCCTCCGACAAGAATCCGAAAAGGCCTCCGATCAGGATCAAGGCGTTCGCGATAGTCCCCCAACGCGCATCGCCCCACGCCGAGAACACGACCGCCTGCGAAAGGGCCACGGCGACGAGCGCCGCAACCCACCAGTACCGAGACGAGGTGGCCACGAGGACGGCTGTGACGAGCATCGACACTGCGGCGAAGAGCCAGACGACTCCCATGCCCGGCGAGATCGAGTCGGTGAGTTCCGGCAGTTCGGCCCAACCGAAGGCCTTGGCGGGCCCCATGAGATGGATGAGGCCATGAACCGCGGTCAACAGCGCGAACACAACAGACATTCCCGGCTCCCCGTGGGGGCGAACGCTCCGGACTCACCGAAGCTGGCGAGGCGATGCGGCCCCGTCCACCTTGCGGCCACACCGCCAAGTCCGTCAGTTGTAGACGGGCGTCGGGCGCGCTCTGTACCGACAAGTGAACCCACGAGCGAGGCACCATGTCGAGGCCGCTGACCGGATTGACGATCGCGCTGGCGCTGGTCGCCCTCGCGCTGACCCCGACGTCGGCGCGCGCGCAGGCTCTGTGGCCCGTGTCGGTCGAGTGGTCGTACGGGGTTCTCAACGGGATGTCTCCGAGCAAACAGAGCGACCCTCGATCGAAGGGTCAGGGCAGCATCGTGGTCGCCTGGAGGTTCGGAAATCGTCTCGCGGCAGGCCCCGTGGCGGCGCTGGAGGTCAGTGGCCAGGGGGTGTCCGGCGACACGGCCTGCTTTCCCGGGGATTGCCTCGATCCCCACAGCTTCGGCGCGGTGTCGCTGCTGGTCGGGTGGGAGTCGGCGGACGGTCGATTGCGGGGGACGTTGGGTCCGGGGGTCACGCGAGCCTACGGCGACTGGGACAACTATCGGCTCGCCCTCACGGCCCGAGCCGATGGGGCCGTACCGCTCGTCGGTCGTCTCGCCTTCGTCCTCTTCGCGCGCGGGCACCTCATCCCGTCGTATCAGGATCGAGCCTACAGCTTCCTGAACTTCGGCGCGGGGCTGCGGCTGCGGTGAGGCAGGCGGCGGGGTCTCGGGAATGAGCGACCCCGTCCGCGCCCCGGAGTATCTCGTCGCCCTGCAGAATGAGCGCGACGAGATGGGCCGGTTTCCCGGCAGCGCGGTCCCGGCAGGCCTCCTTCTGGGCGCGGGCTCCCTTCTCGCCCTTCCGGGCCTCACCGGTTTCCTCCTCGGAGGGGGCACCGCGGCTCTCCCGTGGATCGTCATCGGTGGCTTCATTGCCGCGCCCGGGGCCTTGCTGGCTCGCCACAGCTGGCGCTGGTACCGCCGCGCTCGCTCGATCGAACGCGGCATCGCACTCTTCGATCGACGTGCTCGCCTGCGGATCCCGCCTTCCGACAATGTGGAGTCCCCGAGCGACGACGACCTCACACCTCGGTTCCCATTGGAGCGCGAATGAAGGACTGGCTTCGCAGACTCAAGGGCTCGCCGTCGTGGGCGCCACCGGCGCGGCCGTTGGCGCGCTCTTCGGGTCGGCATGGTTCGCGGTGTCGGCACTTCTCGGGACGACCAGCGTGAACCTCGACACATGGGTGTGGGTCGCCGGACTGTGGGGTGCGATCGGGGGCGTGGCGACGAGTGGCGTGGGACTCCTGCTCACCGCCCTCGACCGCGGGCAGACCGCAGCTGAACTGTCGATCGGCCGAACCGCATTCTACGGGGCGGTCACCGGCGCGCTCGTGCCCCTGGTCGTCGTGGCGGTGGCGCTCCTCGCTACGGGCGAGACATCGGCCGCCGGAATCCTGCAGTTCGTTTCGATCGGGTCGGGGCTCGGTGCGGCGACTGGAGCCGGCGTCGCGGCCTCGGCGCGTCACGCCGCGCGGAGGGAGCTCGGCACCGGCGGCGACCCGCTGGGAAGCCTTCGAGGCGGCTAGGTTGGTCGCCAGGCCGGTCAGAGCCAGTTTGGGGGCATGAACGCTTCACTCGCCCAGGCGTCGGCCGCCTCCGATGCGCCGTCGCCGCGCCACCGCCTGATCGTCGCGACCTCGGTCGCCCTCCTCGTCCTCGCCGGCATGGTCGCCACCGTCTTCTGGTCGGAGGCGGAGAAGGAGGTGCGCATTCTGTGCGGCCTCATGACCCCGTCGACGCCCGCCGCGGAAGTGACGCGGATACTCGGCACCGCCAATCGCCTCGAGGTGAAACCCGCGGGGGTGGATCCGGCGGTGGGCTCGGCACTCACCTTCGACGCTCCGGCCAGCCTCCGCTCGAGCCGGTGCGAGGTCGCGTTGGCGGACGGCCGCGTGACGACCGCCGAGTTCACGGAGGACTATCGGCTTCAAGAGGTCGCGGCCGTCCTGGCGGGGGTGCTGCTGCTCGTGCTCGTGGGATTCCAGATCGGCCTGGCCACCGGCCGTATTTCGGGGCGCATGGCCTGGGGTGGAGTCCACGAAACCCTTCCACCCGCCCTGCGCCGGGCGAGCGC contains the following coding sequences:
- a CDS encoding DUF6544 family protein; translation: MSVVFALLTAVHGLIHLMGPAKAFGWAELPELTDSISPGMGVVWLFAAVSMLVTAVLVATSSRYWWVAALVAVALSQAVVFSAWGDARWGTIANALILIGGLFGFLSEGPSSLRAEYRRAVQSRLVDAPMPSLFNESGLHALPDPVAEYLRRTGVPGRPVARHARAEWRGRIRSSPTEDWMEFTAEQYNFPAEPARFFFMKARRGFLPVDVLHVFENGHASMRVQLLSAVPLVHAQGPEMTQAETVTLLNDMLLFIPSALGDSDVRARLRWDPVDRNSARVFYRLGANEVSAELVFNDRSELVDFVSDDRFAASSDGSEFVQWRWSTPVHGYRDFNGLTLMSRGEGLWHAPDGTFPYIELELTALEVNGAAR
- a CDS encoding translocation protein TolB, with the translated sequence MRRAIGVAMALSWGVAACGGGDSTDSAEDAAGVSLHSGQVAFVSDREGNFDIFLLDRASDSVTNLTDHPAMDYGFSWSPDGASMAFASDRDGNREIYRLDLATGAIARLTDHEARDGAPGWSPDGGRIAFISQRDSDSGEIYVMDADGTNLQRLTDNARYEEVPSWSPDGSTLAFGALAAAREGADETLQIFTIDVATGVESQITFLDGHNSAPRWAPDGGRIYFYGQVGEDFAGADILSIAPDGSGLTNLTNDADPDWQPDPGPDGDYLVYARGPGDPLDLWIMRSDGSDPQPLLTYPGRDEQPQWRPR